In Flavobacteriales bacterium, one genomic interval encodes:
- the narH gene encoding nitrate reductase subunit beta — protein sequence MNVRSQITMVFHLDKCIGCHTCSIACKNIWTDRRGAEYMWWNNVETKPGTGYPTKWEDQDVYKGGWVKDGNSVSLRGAGKWKGLKNIFHNPNMPVLEDYYEPWTYKYSDLFTAPEGDDQPTARPVSLVTGEHIDVKSGPNWDDDLGGSQDYARKDVNFKDLSPVEQESMFQLERMMMFYLPRICNHCLNPACVGSCPSGALYKRGEDGIVLINQERCRAWRMCVTACPYKKSYYNWNTGKSEKCILCYPRLESGQAPACMHSCVGRIRYLGVMLYDADQIEAVASCPENELVDRQMAIYLDPNDPLVIAAAKANGIADSTIRSAQQSPVYKFVKEWGIALPLHPEYRTLPNLFYVPPMLPAMASVDSDGVYDSTTKSLWGGVETSRLPMKYLASLFTAGDEEKVRNVLRKLLAVKIHRRDATVGDLPKEEVEEAMQIGHTDPAQADAIFRLTSLATFNERFVIPPAHREESIEMIEATADVKGETGFGFKMKPARGL from the coding sequence ATGAACGTTAGATCACAGATCACAATGGTGTTCCACCTCGATAAGTGTATCGGGTGCCATACCTGTTCGATCGCCTGCAAGAACATCTGGACCGATCGTCGAGGTGCGGAATACATGTGGTGGAACAACGTGGAGACCAAGCCCGGCACCGGTTACCCCACTAAATGGGAGGATCAGGACGTCTACAAGGGCGGCTGGGTGAAGGACGGCAACTCCGTATCACTGCGCGGGGCAGGGAAGTGGAAGGGGCTGAAGAACATCTTCCACAACCCGAACATGCCCGTGCTGGAGGATTACTACGAGCCATGGACCTACAAGTATTCCGACCTGTTCACCGCACCGGAGGGGGATGACCAGCCTACGGCGCGCCCCGTGTCCTTGGTGACTGGCGAGCACATCGACGTAAAGTCCGGTCCGAACTGGGACGATGACCTTGGCGGGTCGCAGGACTACGCTCGCAAGGATGTGAACTTCAAGGACCTTTCTCCGGTGGAGCAGGAGAGCATGTTCCAGTTGGAACGGATGATGATGTTCTATCTGCCACGCATCTGCAACCATTGTCTTAACCCGGCCTGTGTGGGTTCCTGCCCATCGGGTGCCCTGTACAAGCGCGGCGAAGATGGCATCGTTTTGATCAATCAGGAACGGTGCCGTGCATGGCGTATGTGCGTTACAGCCTGCCCTTACAAGAAGAGCTACTACAATTGGAACACCGGGAAATCCGAGAAGTGCATCCTCTGCTATCCACGCCTTGAATCGGGACAGGCACCCGCCTGCATGCATTCCTGTGTAGGACGCATCCGATACTTGGGTGTGATGCTATATGATGCGGACCAGATCGAAGCCGTGGCCTCATGTCCGGAGAACGAACTTGTGGACCGCCAGATGGCGATCTACCTGGACCCGAACGACCCACTAGTGATCGCCGCAGCAAAAGCCAATGGTATCGCGGATTCCACGATCCGCTCGGCACAACAGTCACCGGTGTATAAGTTCGTGAAGGAGTGGGGTATCGCATTGCCTTTACACCCTGAGTATCGCACGTTACCGAATTTATTCTACGTGCCGCCGATGCTTCCGGCCATGGCAAGTGTGGATAGCGATGGCGTATATGATTCCACCACTAAGTCCTTATGGGGTGGGGTGGAAACCTCACGCCTGCCCATGAAATACCTCGCCAGCCTGTTCACCGCAGGTGATGAGGAGAAGGTGCGGAACGTATTGCGCAAATTGCTTGCTGTGAAGATCCATCGCCGTGATGCCACCGTAGGCGACCTCCCCAAAGAGGAGGTCGAGGAGGCAATGCAGATCGGCCATACCGATCCGGCCCAAGCGGATGCGATCTTCCGGCTGACCTCACTGGCCACCTTCAACGAGCGTTTCGTGATCCCGCCCGCACACCGCGAAGAGAGCATTGAAATGATCGAGGCCACCGCAGATGTGAAAGGCGAGACCGGATTCGGATTCAAAATGAAGCCCGCACGCGGCCTGTGA
- the narI gene encoding respiratory nitrate reductase subunit gamma, whose product MLTLTSVLDGKLLPIVLIVGALVLYYVITTIFKAQRAIQELGIAPRTSKPNYAMVFLIMFGVAVAVSYGLKLGWDAGGAVINTLTLVAFPYIALVVFLIGSIYRYMNRGFQVSSLSSEFLERKKLFWGSQPFHYGLMWLFFGHLIAFLFPASVLAWNGEPVRLLILEMSAFAFGLATLLGLVLLIRRRLGSRKVMMVTNRMDMLVYVVLLVQILSGLIVAVANNWGSSWFASSITPFLRSLFAFNPDVAAVSALPWTVKMHIFSAFFIVAIIPFTRFIHFLVAPIDYIWRGYQVVIWNWSRKAIRTSGSYFPGKKGINH is encoded by the coding sequence ATGTTGACGCTCACTTCCGTATTAGACGGCAAGCTCCTGCCGATCGTACTTATTGTTGGAGCTCTGGTCCTGTACTATGTGATCACGACCATCTTCAAGGCACAGCGTGCGATCCAGGAACTCGGGATCGCACCGCGCACCAGCAAGCCGAATTATGCTATGGTATTCCTCATCATGTTCGGGGTGGCGGTCGCCGTGTCCTACGGATTGAAGCTCGGTTGGGATGCCGGTGGTGCGGTCATCAACACGCTGACACTTGTCGCCTTCCCGTACATCGCGTTGGTCGTATTCCTGATCGGATCGATCTACCGGTATATGAATCGGGGGTTCCAGGTCTCCTCGCTCTCCTCGGAATTCCTGGAGCGCAAAAAACTTTTTTGGGGCAGCCAGCCATTCCACTACGGATTGATGTGGCTCTTCTTCGGCCACCTGATCGCTTTCCTCTTTCCTGCGAGCGTCCTTGCATGGAACGGTGAACCTGTGCGGTTGTTGATCTTGGAAATGAGCGCCTTCGCATTCGGACTTGCCACCTTACTAGGACTAGTGCTCTTGATCCGTCGCCGCCTCGGTAGCCGTAAGGTCATGATGGTGACCAACCGCATGGACATGCTGGTATATGTGGTCCTTCTAGTCCAGATCTTGAGCGGACTGATCGTCGCCGTTGCTAATAACTGGGGTTCTTCCTGGTTCGCTTCGTCGATCACTCCCTTCCTGCGTAGCCTCTTTGCCTTCAATCCTGATGTGGCTGCGGTCAGTGCCTTGCCATGGACGGTGAAAATGCACATCTTCTCAGCCTTCTTCATCGTGGCGATCATTCCCTTCACCCGTTTCATCCACTTCCTCGTAGCACCGATCGATTATATCTGGCGCGGGTATCAAGTGGTGATCTGGAATTGGAGCCGGAAAGCCATCCGAACTTCAGGGAGCTACTTCCCCGGCAAGAAAGGAATTAACCACTGA
- a CDS encoding tyrosine phenol-lyase has product MCLGDHVNDSRRYEPIHPMTEQHTSWAEPYKIKMVEPLFMTTREQREVALKEAGFNTFLLKSEHVYIDLLTDSGTSAMSDRQWAGMMLGDEAYAGSRNFYNLEAAIQRYYGYKHIIPTHQGRGAENLISRILIKPGDILPGNMYFTTTKLHQEMAGGTFADIIVDEAHDANSTFPFKGNVDLKKLQALIDEHGAEKIPYVSIATTVNMAGGQPISLANMKALRELTNKYKIRIIHDMTRVAENAYMIKLLEEGQGHRSTAEIVLELCSLTDGATMSAKKDALVNIGGFLATNEWDVYEEARNQVVIFEGLHTYGGLAGRDMEAMAIGISESVDEDHIRARVGQVFYLGKKLQAAGIPMVKPIGTHGVFLDAKAFLPHVPQLAFPAQTLAAELYLDAGVRTMERGIVSAGRDKETGDHCYPELELVRLTIPRRVYTQAHMDVIAESVQRVYERRATIKGLRMTYEPKYLRFFQARFESL; this is encoded by the coding sequence ATGTGCCTTGGTGATCACGTTAATGACTCCCGGCGCTATGAACCAATTCATCCAATGACTGAACAACACACTTCCTGGGCCGAGCCCTATAAGATAAAAATGGTGGAACCGCTCTTTATGACCACTCGCGAACAACGCGAGGTGGCCTTGAAGGAAGCAGGATTCAATACCTTTCTACTGAAGAGCGAACACGTGTACATCGACCTTCTCACCGATAGCGGAACCAGCGCCATGAGCGATCGCCAGTGGGCGGGCATGATGCTGGGTGATGAAGCCTACGCAGGCAGTCGCAACTTCTACAACCTTGAAGCGGCCATTCAGCGCTACTACGGTTACAAACATATTATCCCAACGCACCAAGGCCGAGGCGCGGAGAATTTGATCTCGCGCATCTTGATCAAGCCGGGCGATATCCTGCCGGGCAACATGTACTTCACTACTACCAAGCTCCATCAGGAAATGGCCGGCGGCACCTTCGCCGACATCATCGTGGACGAAGCGCATGATGCCAACAGCACCTTCCCGTTCAAAGGGAATGTTGATCTGAAGAAACTGCAAGCCTTGATCGATGAACACGGTGCGGAGAAGATCCCGTATGTCAGTATTGCCACTACGGTTAACATGGCAGGCGGCCAGCCGATCTCACTCGCGAATATGAAAGCGTTGCGAGAGCTCACCAACAAATACAAGATCCGTATCATCCACGATATGACACGAGTTGCGGAGAACGCATACATGATCAAGCTGTTGGAGGAAGGGCAAGGGCATCGATCGACTGCGGAGATCGTGTTGGAATTGTGCTCGCTCACCGATGGCGCTACCATGAGCGCGAAGAAGGATGCGCTAGTGAACATCGGCGGATTTTTAGCAACCAACGAGTGGGATGTTTACGAAGAAGCACGCAACCAAGTGGTTATCTTCGAAGGGTTGCATACGTACGGTGGATTGGCAGGTCGCGATATGGAAGCCATGGCGATCGGCATTTCCGAATCAGTGGATGAGGACCATATCCGCGCACGCGTTGGACAGGTGTTCTACCTCGGGAAAAAGTTGCAAGCAGCAGGCATTCCCATGGTAAAGCCGATCGGTACGCACGGTGTTTTCTTGGATGCGAAAGCGTTCTTACCACATGTGCCGCAACTCGCTTTCCCGGCTCAAACACTCGCTGCGGAATTGTACCTCGATGCCGGTGTTCGCACCATGGAACGCGGTATCGTTAGTGCAGGTCGCGACAAGGAAACCGGTGACCACTGCTACCCCGAACTCGAGCTCGTTCGTCTAACAATTCCACGTCGCGTATACACGCAAGCGCATATGGATGTGATCGCTGAGAGCGTGCAGCGCGTGTACGAGCGCCGTGCTACCATCAAGGGCCTGCGTATGACCTACGAACCGAAGTATTTGCGTTTCTTCCAAGCGCGCTTCGAATCACTTTGA
- a CDS encoding tryptophanase — translation MQHKTVIEPFKIKSVEPISVSTEMERKQYLKDAHYNPFLLRSDNVIIDFMTDSGTSAMSAKQWAGMMEGDEAYAGSRSWERMEREVRDLTNMRYILPTHQGRAAERIIYGHLGGAGKVFISNTHFDTTRANIEFSGATAIDIPIKEGKDTSLQHPFKGNMDVAALDQLLKEHKGHMGAVILTVTNNSGGGQPVSMANAEGVASICKRHGVLFLLDCCRIAENSWFIKHREDGMEHSSYREIAQRMFALADGAVMSAKKDALVNMGGFLALKDEALAEACVNLLIITEGFATYGGLSGRDMEALAIGLQEIFDPHYLDYRIKSTLFLGTKMDELGVPLMLPIGGHAVYVDAKKLYPHIPPHEYPGQALVCELYELAGIRTVEIGSVMFGTYNADGTLNPAPMELVRLAIPRRVYTQSHIEYVIETFAEIMKRRENVRGVKITKEPHFLRHFTAHFEPL, via the coding sequence ATGCAACACAAAACCGTAATTGAACCCTTCAAGATCAAGAGCGTTGAGCCGATCAGCGTAAGCACTGAAATGGAGCGCAAGCAATACTTGAAGGATGCGCACTACAATCCCTTCTTATTGCGCTCGGATAATGTGATCATCGACTTCATGACCGACAGCGGTACCAGCGCCATGAGCGCCAAGCAATGGGCCGGTATGATGGAAGGTGATGAAGCCTATGCGGGTTCGCGTAGTTGGGAGCGCATGGAACGTGAAGTGCGTGATCTCACAAACATGCGCTACATCCTGCCCACGCACCAAGGCCGTGCTGCGGAGCGCATCATTTACGGGCACTTGGGCGGTGCGGGCAAGGTGTTCATCAGCAATACACACTTTGATACGACCCGTGCGAACATCGAATTCAGTGGTGCAACAGCGATCGATATCCCGATCAAAGAAGGCAAGGACACCTCACTACAACATCCGTTCAAAGGCAACATGGATGTAGCCGCGTTGGACCAGTTACTGAAAGAGCACAAAGGTCATATGGGCGCTGTGATACTCACCGTGACCAACAACAGCGGCGGCGGACAACCGGTGAGCATGGCCAATGCGGAAGGAGTTGCTTCGATCTGCAAGCGGCACGGCGTATTGTTCCTATTGGATTGTTGCCGGATCGCGGAGAATAGTTGGTTCATCAAGCATCGCGAGGATGGCATGGAACATTCAAGCTATCGCGAGATCGCACAACGCATGTTCGCACTGGCGGATGGTGCGGTGATGAGCGCGAAGAAGGATGCCCTAGTGAACATGGGCGGATTTCTTGCATTGAAAGATGAAGCCCTCGCGGAAGCATGCGTCAATCTATTGATCATCACCGAAGGGTTCGCGACATACGGCGGTCTCTCAGGTCGTGATATGGAAGCGTTGGCGATCGGCCTACAGGAGATCTTCGATCCGCACTACTTGGATTATCGCATCAAGAGCACGTTGTTCCTCGGAACGAAAATGGACGAACTCGGCGTGCCGTTAATGCTGCCGATCGGTGGCCACGCTGTGTATGTGGATGCCAAGAAGTTGTACCCACATATTCCGCCACATGAATATCCAGGCCAAGCATTAGTATGCGAACTTTACGAGTTGGCGGGAATCCGTACTGTTGAGATCGGCTCGGTAATGTTCGGCACCTACAACGCCGACGGAACATTGAACCCTGCACCTATGGAGCTGGTGCGCTTGGCCATACCGCGCCGTGTCTATACGCAAAGCCATATCGAATACGTCATCGAAACATTCGCCGAGATCATGAAGCGTCGTGAGAATGTGCGCGGAGTGAAGATCACGAAGGAACCGCATTTTCTACGGCACTTCACCGCGCATTTCGAACCGCTCTAA
- a CDS encoding 6-carboxytetrahydropterin synthase — protein sequence MIISSSGQHVRVTKRFTFEMAHALRCHDGMCAQIHGHSYVLDVTLIGTPSNVPGYPKDGMVMDFAELKKLVHTAVIAHYDHALVLHDKDRNSVAEGHELFARVRFTPWQPTCENVLLDIVERLQKVTPVAARLHRVRLQETATSWAEWGAW from the coding sequence ATGATTATCAGTAGTTCGGGACAACATGTGCGCGTAACCAAGCGCTTCACCTTCGAAATGGCCCATGCGCTGCGTTGCCACGATGGAATGTGTGCACAGATACACGGTCATTCCTACGTGTTGGATGTAACACTGATCGGCACGCCTAGCAACGTTCCCGGCTATCCGAAGGACGGCATGGTCATGGATTTCGCAGAGTTGAAGAAGTTGGTTCATACCGCAGTGATCGCGCATTACGACCATGCGTTGGTGTTGCATGATAAGGATCGAAATTCCGTTGCCGAAGGCCACGAATTATTTGCACGTGTACGTTTCACACCATGGCAACCCACGTGTGAGAACGTGCTGTTGGATATCGTGGAGCGATTGCAGAAGGTGACACCGGTAGCAGCGCGATTGCACCGGGTCCGCTTACAAGAAACCGCTACGAGTTGGGCGGAGTGGGGTGCTTGGTGA
- a CDS encoding Crp/Fnr family transcriptional regulator: MSPATTNHSFRLNELIEQYCTPEWRELMRSRNTRQTFRKGEAIFKQGEVADKMFMIEHGRVKVVASYVKGRDRIVRLAGDGEVLGHRGIGSNLIYAANVIALSETEVNIIPMSLFISVLKANNLFCYHFLLFFVDELRLLDQQARDILNMTVTQRVVKALRMNMDAFGFDVTDKKRLALTISRKQIAQVADTTYESVIRSLAELQDSGMIELVGKQVRILKKKELLALLAG, translated from the coding sequence ATGAGTCCTGCCACCACCAACCATTCCTTTCGTCTTAACGAGCTGATCGAACAGTACTGTACGCCGGAGTGGCGGGAGTTGATGCGCTCCCGTAATACTCGGCAGACCTTCCGCAAAGGAGAAGCGATCTTCAAACAGGGCGAGGTGGCTGACAAGATGTTCATGATCGAGCACGGTCGGGTAAAGGTGGTGGCGAGCTACGTAAAAGGCCGGGACCGCATCGTGCGCTTGGCAGGCGATGGTGAAGTACTAGGACACCGCGGGATCGGCTCGAACCTGATCTACGCAGCGAACGTGATCGCGCTCTCGGAGACCGAGGTCAATATCATCCCGATGTCCTTGTTCATCAGTGTGCTCAAAGCCAACAATCTGTTCTGCTACCACTTCCTGCTCTTCTTCGTTGATGAATTGCGGTTGTTGGATCAACAAGCGCGCGATATCCTGAATATGACCGTGACCCAGCGTGTAGTAAAAGCGCTGCGGATGAACATGGATGCATTCGGTTTCGATGTCACCGATAAAAAGCGACTGGCGTTGACCATTTCGCGGAAACAGATCGCACAGGTAGCGGATACCACGTACGAATCGGTGATCCGCTCTTTGGCGGAATTGCAAGATTCGGGAATGATCGAACTCGTGGGCAAACAGGTGCGGATCTTGAAGAAGAAGGAGCTTTTGGCGCTGCTCGCCGGGTGA
- a CDS encoding cytochrome-c peroxidase translates to MRSKILLCILLSIAVFACKRDSIEELGSGIRTTPFDLHAPHYFPLLEVPADNPLTVEGIQLGRYLYYDTLLSTNGPFAGRSCSSCHFQSNSFSVPTPGVAVLPHVNLAWSRNFLWTGKVSGTLEDVMRFEVEEFFEVDVNVLQSSPDYRARFLAAYGQEIITQELVAKALAQWFRRMVSSNSKFDRYLSYTETLTSEELNGMSIFLSETGDCFHCHGIPLMSDNNFHNIGLEDEFIDADQGRFLITGDPADLGAFKAPTLRNIALTGPYMHDGRFATLEEVVEHYNSGVHPSPSLDPLMTKPGQLTVLQLTNVQKADLVSFLHTLTDDDFVSDTDLASPFH, encoded by the coding sequence ATGCGCAGCAAGATCCTGTTGTGCATACTCCTATCCATCGCGGTTTTTGCTTGCAAGCGTGATTCGATCGAGGAGCTTGGGTCAGGGATCAGGACTACTCCATTCGATCTACATGCACCGCACTACTTCCCGCTATTGGAAGTACCTGCGGATAACCCGCTCACCGTCGAGGGTATCCAACTGGGAAGGTACTTGTACTACGACACATTACTCTCAACGAACGGTCCATTTGCGGGTCGGTCATGCTCAAGTTGTCATTTCCAATCCAACTCCTTCAGCGTTCCGACCCCCGGCGTTGCTGTATTGCCGCACGTGAACCTGGCATGGAGCCGCAACTTTCTTTGGACCGGAAAAGTGAGCGGCACCTTGGAGGACGTCATGCGTTTCGAAGTGGAGGAATTCTTTGAAGTGGATGTGAACGTGCTACAGTCCAGCCCCGACTATCGAGCGCGTTTTCTTGCCGCTTATGGCCAAGAGATCATTACCCAGGAATTGGTGGCGAAGGCATTGGCCCAATGGTTCCGGCGCATGGTTTCAAGCAACAGTAAGTTCGATAGATACTTGTCGTACACGGAAACACTTACTTCGGAAGAGCTGAACGGCATGTCGATCTTTCTCTCCGAGACCGGTGATTGCTTCCACTGTCATGGTATCCCATTGATGTCGGACAATAACTTCCACAATATCGGTCTGGAAGATGAATTCATTGATGCGGACCAAGGTCGGTTCCTCATAACCGGCGACCCCGCTGACCTAGGAGCATTCAAGGCACCCACCCTTCGGAACATCGCGCTAACAGGACCGTACATGCACGACGGACGCTTCGCGACCTTGGAGGAAGTAGTGGAGCACTACAACTCCGGTGTTCACCCATCACCAAGTCTGGACCCCCTAATGACGAAACCGGGACAATTGACCGTGCTTCAATTGACCAATGTGCAAAAAGCCGATCTGGTCAGTTTCTTACACACGCTAACGGATGACGACTTCGTGAGCGATACCGATCTGGCCAGTCCGTTCCATTGA
- a CDS encoding T9SS type A sorting domain-containing protein: MDVEICTGVTENLSLRGIEVYPNPNQGQFTVSLYLLADTRVQLTLFDALGKQVYTENAMATNGNWRHAMELEGLAKGLYTLNIDLEGRRFARRLVVQ, from the coding sequence GTGGATGTGGAGATCTGCACAGGGGTCACTGAGAACTTGTCCCTTCGTGGGATCGAGGTCTACCCGAACCCGAATCAAGGGCAATTCACGGTATCTCTTTATCTCTTAGCGGATACACGCGTGCAACTCACCTTGTTCGATGCGCTAGGTAAACAGGTATACACTGAGAATGCGATGGCCACCAATGGTAATTGGAGACATGCGATGGAGCTTGAAGGGCTTGCCAAAGGTCTGTACACGTTGAACATCGATCTTGAAGGGCGACGATTCGCGCGTAGGTTGGTGGTTCAGTGA
- a CDS encoding 4Fe-4S binding protein codes for MEVKKYRSFEKWRIATLIGVHVLFIAHFVHWKIRGRTLAPLEFNEVMYTIHQGIVTAGFILMALVMVATLIFGRFFCSWGCHILALQDSCGWLMDKLRIRRQPIRSRTLMWIPMVVMFYLFIWPQILGLFHGIEGPQLEVVQAGSSRWSSFSTDNFWRNLPPPGVAIFTFFICGFAIVYLLGSRGFCFQACPYGALFSIADQLAPGRIVLAKDCNQCGLCTKACSSDILVHKELAMYGMVTNPRCLKDLDCIAACPEEAVQYGFRKPPLFRKGHPMGSYSGRYSFSLKEDLLMLVLFVFSVFIFRGLYDAVPFLLAVGLAVCTAYLSVLSWRFVRSKSMQLRGIMLKDIGHVRTGGMVFSVSMVVLFILILHSGIVQWHVERQSRVHGTSGH; via the coding sequence ATGGAGGTGAAGAAGTACAGATCGTTCGAGAAGTGGCGCATTGCCACGCTGATCGGTGTGCATGTTCTTTTCATCGCCCACTTTGTCCACTGGAAGATCAGGGGGCGCACGCTCGCGCCACTTGAGTTCAACGAGGTGATGTACACCATTCACCAAGGTATTGTCACCGCCGGTTTCATTCTGATGGCGCTGGTGATGGTGGCCACCTTGATCTTCGGTCGCTTCTTCTGTTCGTGGGGATGTCATATCCTCGCGCTACAGGACAGTTGCGGTTGGCTCATGGATAAGTTGCGCATTCGTCGGCAGCCGATCCGTTCACGTACGCTGATGTGGATCCCGATGGTCGTCATGTTCTACCTCTTCATATGGCCGCAGATCCTCGGTCTGTTCCATGGCATTGAAGGTCCACAGCTCGAAGTGGTACAGGCCGGAAGTTCGCGATGGTCCTCATTCAGCACGGATAATTTCTGGCGTAATCTGCCTCCGCCTGGTGTTGCGATCTTCACTTTCTTCATCTGCGGATTTGCTATCGTGTACTTGCTTGGTAGCCGCGGTTTCTGTTTCCAAGCTTGCCCGTACGGTGCACTGTTCAGTATAGCTGATCAACTCGCGCCAGGCCGCATTGTACTCGCTAAGGATTGCAACCAGTGCGGTCTATGCACCAAGGCTTGTTCATCGGATATCCTCGTTCATAAAGAACTCGCCATGTACGGCATGGTCACAAACCCACGCTGTTTGAAGGATCTCGATTGCATCGCAGCATGCCCTGAGGAAGCGGTACAATACGGATTCCGTAAACCGCCGCTTTTTCGAAAGGGCCACCCGATGGGAAGTTACTCCGGACGCTACAGCTTCTCATTGAAGGAGGATCTTCTCATGTTGGTGCTCTTCGTTTTCTCGGTCTTCATCTTCCGTGGTCTGTATGATGCGGTGCCCTTCCTGCTTGCTGTGGGCCTCGCGGTCTGCACGGCCTATTTGTCGGTCTTGAGTTGGCGCTTCGTTCGCTCCAAGAGCATGCAGTTACGCGGGATCATGCTGAAGGATATTGGGCATGTTCGCACAGGCGGAATGGTCTTCAGCGTTTCGATGGTGGTCTTGTTCATTTTGATACTTCACAGCGGCATCGTGCAGTGGCACGTGGAAAGGCAAAGCCGTGTTCACGGAACTAGCGGCCATTAA
- a CDS encoding tetratricopeptide repeat protein yields MFTELAAINGANAAPEHVQEGIAHYESALAIGLIAPIDRRKELANLYLIAGDHTRSVELLNGIIADDPAHVEARYRLGELANAAGDRKTALVQWERTLDLGVVRPHSRDEELLGLAALAVADDHAGKGDQAKAEQLYEEAAARLPNDPRPLLAWSGMLARSGGDKKAIELLQQALLRGADEVLVRNNLGSLMLRDGSWIEAREQYQRLVELHPSDAQVRYTLGVAQARTGDPLAAQESLVQALRLDPTHARAKQALDLLVEQRTKTGSGS; encoded by the coding sequence GTGTTCACGGAACTAGCGGCCATTAATGGGGCGAATGCTGCACCTGAACATGTGCAGGAAGGGATCGCTCATTACGAAAGCGCTTTAGCGATCGGGCTCATCGCACCCATCGATCGGCGGAAGGAACTTGCTAACTTGTACCTCATTGCGGGTGATCATACGCGGTCCGTTGAACTGTTGAACGGCATCATCGCAGATGATCCTGCACATGTGGAGGCACGCTATCGCTTGGGTGAATTAGCGAACGCAGCGGGTGATCGGAAGACCGCACTTGTACAGTGGGAACGAACGCTCGATCTAGGCGTAGTTCGACCGCACAGCAGGGATGAGGAATTGCTCGGACTGGCCGCGTTGGCCGTAGCCGATGATCATGCCGGAAAAGGAGATCAAGCGAAAGCGGAACAGTTGTACGAGGAAGCAGCCGCACGTCTCCCGAACGACCCGCGACCGCTCTTGGCATGGTCCGGAATGTTGGCGCGTTCCGGTGGTGATAAGAAGGCCATTGAGCTGCTTCAACAAGCCTTGCTACGTGGTGCCGATGAAGTTCTGGTGCGCAATAATCTTGGTAGTCTCATGCTGCGCGATGGAAGCTGGATCGAAGCAAGGGAGCAATACCAGCGATTGGTGGAATTGCATCCGTCCGATGCACAGGTACGCTATACGTTGGGTGTGGCCCAAGCGCGCACCGGTGATCCATTGGCCGCACAGGAAAGCCTGGTCCAAGCCCTTCGCTTGGACCCAACACACGCACGTGCCAAACAGGCTCTGGACCTTCTGGTGGAGCAACGAACAAAAACCGGATCTGGATCATGA
- a CDS encoding cytochrome c, translating to MTLKLTLLLLLFPILAFQLRTAEGDPWKAPPEADALVDPLAHDPKAAQKGQKIFTSLCWTCHGMIGKGDGPNAEALKVHPADLGSPSVQAQTNGAIYWKITHGRGEMASYEQVISREQRWAVVHYLRTLKHPVE from the coding sequence ATGACCCTCAAGTTGACACTACTACTCCTGTTGTTCCCGATCCTGGCATTTCAGCTACGGACAGCGGAAGGCGACCCGTGGAAAGCGCCGCCCGAGGCCGATGCGTTGGTAGATCCCTTGGCCCACGATCCGAAAGCGGCGCAGAAAGGGCAAAAGATCTTTACCTCATTGTGCTGGACATGCCATGGTATGATCGGTAAAGGCGATGGTCCGAACGCGGAAGCACTCAAAGTACATCCGGCTGATCTTGGCTCGCCATCTGTGCAAGCACAGACCAACGGCGCCATCTATTGGAAGATCACGCACGGTCGTGGTGAGATGGCCTCGTATGAACAAGTGATCTCTCGGGAACAGCGCTGGGCCGTGGTCCATTACCTGCGCACACTCAAACATCCTGTTGAATGA